A section of the Roseovarius sp. W115 genome encodes:
- a CDS encoding branched-chain amino acid ABC transporter permease, with protein MSASGRVIALHLGLLVLLFALQFILPAYHHGNLARIMVLATYAVGYNILFGYTGLLSLGHALFFAAGMYGMGLTIQHMGFTPAPALIVGILAGALVSGALALLALRTVGVSFMIVTLMFAQAGYLTVLYFGEYTRGDEGFVIQQAQRILWGIDLSNATNRYFAAWALFSVSFIVSLWLVRSPFGRTLVAIRENEERVRMLGYDTFKHKLAAMVISGTISAAAGAFYGLLFGYAGASFASVQYSIFPLLWVLLGGAGTVLGPFVGTLFMFYLIDLSSGVTSAYLLIAGLALVLLTLFAPQGLTGELRRRIWKDLP; from the coding sequence ATGAGCGCGTCAGGCCGAGTCATCGCTCTGCATCTAGGGCTGCTCGTGCTGCTCTTTGCGCTGCAATTCATACTGCCCGCCTATCATCACGGCAATCTGGCGCGGATCATGGTGTTGGCCACCTATGCGGTGGGCTACAACATCCTCTTTGGTTACACAGGGCTGCTGAGCCTCGGCCATGCGCTTTTCTTTGCGGCGGGTATGTATGGCATGGGCCTCACGATCCAGCATATGGGCTTCACGCCTGCGCCTGCGTTGATCGTCGGCATTCTGGCCGGTGCTCTGGTGTCGGGCGCTTTGGCGCTTCTGGCGCTGCGCACGGTGGGCGTGTCTTTCATGATCGTGACCCTCATGTTCGCGCAGGCGGGCTATCTCACAGTGCTCTACTTCGGCGAATACACCCGCGGCGACGAAGGCTTTGTCATCCAACAGGCACAGCGCATCCTTTGGGGCATTGACCTCAGCAACGCCACCAATCGCTATTTCGCCGCCTGGGCGCTCTTTTCGGTGTCCTTCATCGTGTCGCTCTGGCTGGTTCGAAGCCCCTTTGGTCGCACGCTTGTCGCCATCCGCGAAAACGAAGAGCGCGTGCGCATGCTGGGCTATGACACCTTTAAACATAAACTCGCAGCTATGGTCATTTCCGGCACAATATCGGCGGCGGCAGGGGCGTTTTACGGGCTGCTCTTTGGCTATGCGGGGGCCAGCTTTGCCTCGGTGCAATATTCGATCTTCCCGCTCCTGTGGGTGCTCCTGGGAGGGGCTGGCACAGTGCTGGGTCCGTTTGTCGGCACGCTCTTCATGTTCTACCTCATCGACCTCAGCTCTGGCGTGACCTCGGCCTATCTGCTGATCGCCGGTCTGGCGCTGGTACTCTTGACGCTTTTCGCGCCGCAAGGCCTCACCGGGGAACTGCGTCGACGCATCTGGAAGGATCTGCCATGA
- a CDS encoding ABC transporter ATP-binding protein — translation MLELRKINSGYGAAQVLRDVSLSVAPGEILCLMGRNGAGKTTTMQTIMGLRPLMSGEILLDGKDVGTLPPHEVPRAGIGYIPQGRRLFSGLSVAQNLEVGLQVRNSGKAVLDEVLELFPRLRERMDQPAQTLSGGEQQMLATARALCIEPKVLLLDEPTEGLQPSMIEAIRQVVVKMREAGVAILLVEQRIEAVLSVADRVAFIENGRNGETMSVEALRAEPSIIERYVGV, via the coding sequence ATGCTTGAACTTCGCAAGATCAACTCCGGCTATGGCGCGGCTCAGGTGCTGCGGGATGTGTCCTTGTCGGTGGCACCCGGTGAAATCCTCTGTCTCATGGGGCGTAACGGGGCGGGCAAAACCACCACGATGCAGACCATCATGGGGCTGCGTCCGCTCATGTCCGGTGAGATTTTGCTGGACGGCAAGGATGTGGGCACATTGCCGCCCCATGAGGTGCCCCGCGCCGGGATTGGATATATTCCTCAAGGAAGACGGCTGTTCTCAGGGTTGAGCGTGGCGCAGAACCTCGAAGTCGGGCTTCAGGTGCGCAATTCGGGCAAGGCAGTGCTGGACGAGGTGCTGGAGCTTTTCCCGCGTTTGCGCGAACGTATGGACCAACCGGCGCAGACCCTCTCGGGCGGGGAGCAGCAAATGCTGGCCACGGCCCGCGCTTTGTGCATTGAACCCAAAGTGTTGTTGCTCGATGAACCAACCGAAGGGCTGCAACCCTCAATGATCGAAGCCATCCGTCAGGTGGTTGTCAAAATGCGCGAGGCCGGGGTGGCGATCCTCCTGGTGGAACAGCGGATTGAGGCGGTTCTGTCCGTGGCGGACCGCGTTGCATTTATCGAAAACGGACGCAACGGAGAGACCATGTCAGTGGAAGCCCTGCGCGCGG
- a CDS encoding branched-chain amino acid ABC transporter permease has protein sequence MEFGPHLLLATLEGAVTAAVLALTAVGLSLVFGVMRVVNIAHGEFYMLGAVIAWYVAHMMGGHPALGFFAALVLAPLLVGAIAVLADITILKRLDYDPERTIVATIGLLYIIQQLTLMTYGPEARPVEAPFNTRIALPWFEWGEDGFQFYYPWGLSTTSYKLAVIGAAAAVLLGVWAMMARTKIGLLMRATQADRDMALAFGIPVERVYAVVFGIGAGLAALGAVLIVPIQQAHYLMGADPLLLAFIVVIIGGLGSLPGTVLAALFIGLSDGIISVFFSPTLAKILATLLVGLVLVWRPQGLFGTRTA, from the coding sequence ATGGAATTTGGACCTCACCTTTTGCTGGCCACGCTCGAAGGCGCGGTTACGGCCGCCGTTCTGGCACTGACGGCGGTGGGCCTCAGCCTTGTGTTCGGTGTTATGCGCGTGGTCAACATCGCCCATGGTGAGTTCTACATGCTGGGGGCGGTGATCGCCTGGTATGTGGCGCATATGATGGGCGGGCACCCGGCCTTGGGGTTCTTCGCAGCGCTGGTTCTGGCCCCGCTGCTGGTCGGGGCAATAGCGGTTTTGGCAGACATCACCATCCTCAAGCGCCTCGATTATGATCCCGAGCGCACCATCGTGGCCACGATTGGTCTGCTCTATATCATCCAGCAACTCACCCTGATGACCTACGGCCCCGAGGCGCGCCCGGTCGAGGCCCCGTTCAACACTCGTATCGCGCTTCCGTGGTTTGAATGGGGCGAAGACGGGTTTCAGTTTTACTACCCCTGGGGCCTGTCGACGACATCTTATAAACTTGCGGTAATCGGTGCCGCGGCCGCAGTGCTATTGGGCGTCTGGGCGATGATGGCACGCACCAAGATCGGCCTCCTGATGCGCGCAACGCAAGCCGACCGCGACATGGCGCTGGCCTTTGGGATCCCGGTGGAACGGGTCTATGCGGTGGTCTTTGGCATCGGTGCTGGGCTGGCGGCGTTGGGTGCGGTCCTGATCGTGCCCATCCAACAAGCGCATTACCTGATGGGCGCCGACCCGCTCTTGCTGGCCTTTATCGTGGTGATCATCGGTGGATTGGGAAGCCTGCCCGGCACGGTCCTGGCGGCATTGTTCATTGGCCTGTCGGACGGCATCATCTCGGTCTTCTTCTCGCCCACACTGGCCAAAATCCTGGCGACGTTGCTGGTCGGGCTCGTACTCGTCTGGCGGCCTCAAGGCCTCTTTGGGACTCGCACCGCATGA
- a CDS encoding ABC transporter ATP-binding protein, protein MTLLSTRGLSKSFDGLQAVTNVDFDLPQGEVRALIGPNGAGKTTLVGMICGRIEPTSGRVQFDGQDITSLPAHARIMRGMAYTFQITSVFARLPVTENVALAARRRLTGGAVDSAVENALARVGLTDEAHEEAGNLSYGHQRLLEIAMGLAQSPRLLILDEPTQGLSEGEIDDFKALIRELAGDTTILLIEHNMNVVMETADQVSVLNFGEILAEGTPQEIHENDAVQAAYLGTG, encoded by the coding sequence ATGACCCTTCTGTCGACGCGCGGGCTGAGCAAATCATTTGATGGGCTTCAGGCCGTCACGAATGTCGATTTTGACCTGCCCCAGGGCGAAGTGCGCGCGTTGATTGGGCCCAATGGCGCTGGCAAAACAACGCTGGTTGGCATGATCTGCGGACGCATTGAACCCACGTCTGGTCGCGTTCAGTTTGATGGTCAGGATATCACCAGCCTTCCAGCCCATGCCCGGATCATGCGTGGCATGGCCTACACGTTTCAGATCACATCAGTCTTTGCCCGGCTGCCCGTCACCGAAAACGTGGCGCTCGCTGCGCGGCGGAGGTTGACCGGAGGCGCAGTGGACAGCGCTGTGGAGAATGCACTTGCGCGCGTGGGGCTGACTGATGAGGCACATGAAGAGGCGGGCAACCTCAGCTACGGCCACCAGCGGCTCTTGGAAATTGCCATGGGCCTCGCGCAATCACCCCGCCTGTTGATCCTGGATGAGCCAACACAGGGGCTTTCCGAAGGGGAAATTGACGATTTCAAAGCGCTGATCCGGGAATTGGCAGGCGATACCACAATCCTGCTGATTGAACACAACATGAATGTGGTCATGGAAACCGCTGATCAGGTCAGTGTGCTCAACTTCGGCGAAATCCTGGCCGAGGGCACGCCGCAGGAAATTCACGAAAATGACGCCGTGCAGGCCGCTTATCTGGGGACCGGGTGA